From a single Streptomyces rubradiris genomic region:
- a CDS encoding alpha/beta fold hydrolase: protein MANFVLIAGARLGSWAWDDVVPHLRVAGHGVHPLTLSGLAEKRGVPAGQQTHVQDILDEVESRNLRDVVLVGHSYSGVPSGQAAGRIGDRLAHAVFLDSSVPADGEPFVAAWPDGGAMVRASIADNGGFWPVAPAAHFEGHGLTDEQIARIVGGSTPHPGATLIEPAVLERPLDDLPATYIKCTLGDPEPSDDVARLLAGGHWRLIEMDTGHWPMFSQPRELAQVLLDIAGA, encoded by the coding sequence ATGGCAAATTTTGTGCTGATCGCGGGTGCGAGACTCGGATCGTGGGCGTGGGACGACGTGGTGCCGCATCTGCGTGTGGCCGGCCATGGCGTCCACCCGCTGACGCTGTCCGGTCTCGCGGAGAAGCGAGGCGTGCCGGCTGGGCAGCAGACCCACGTCCAGGACATCCTCGATGAGGTCGAGAGCCGAAACCTGCGTGATGTTGTTCTGGTGGGTCACAGCTACTCGGGCGTCCCGAGCGGTCAGGCCGCCGGGCGGATCGGCGACCGGCTGGCGCACGCGGTCTTCCTCGACTCCAGCGTTCCGGCCGATGGTGAACCGTTCGTTGCCGCCTGGCCGGACGGCGGGGCGATGGTGAGGGCGTCGATAGCCGACAACGGAGGATTCTGGCCGGTCGCGCCCGCGGCCCACTTCGAGGGCCACGGTCTCACCGACGAGCAGATCGCACGGATCGTGGGCGGTTCGACGCCGCACCCAGGGGCCACTCTGATCGAACCCGCCGTGCTGGAAAGGCCGCTCGACGACCTCCCCGCGACGTACATCAAGTGCACGCTCGGTGACCCCGAGCCGAGCGACGACGTAGCCAGGCTGCTGGCCGGCGGGCACTGGCGGTTGATCGAGATGGACACCGGCCACTGGCCGATGTTCTCCCAGCCACGCGAACTGGCGCAGGTCCTCCTGGACATTGCCGGGGCGTGA
- a CDS encoding glycoside hydrolase domain-containing protein, translating to MADEMVRLAQRFVNQTYGSRIGMFVEEDGQTGWSTMFALTRALQYELGITSLSDNFGPTTVSLLQSQYPRLNASTVPSDDFCRIIQSGLYCKGYDGSGLDGSYNSRVQDSVAEMKSDMGVAGTDPGGDLTPKVFKGLLNMDAYVTVNGGSDSIRSVQQWLNGRFVGRQDFFIIPCDGHHSRNVAKSLLLAVQYMLGMADGVANGVFGPGTKAGLREHSLSTGSTGTWVQLFSAGMILNQRPVSFTSSFTSSLADAVRDFQSFVKLPITGQGDFSTWASLLVSYGDQDRSGEACDGVKTITAARAQTLVAQGIKYVGRYLTNPDPTDLPEKAVQPGELGTIAAHGLRCFPIYQTYGRSAVGFSYAQGRAAGQAAANAARDHGFRRGTRIFFAVDFDAYDYEITDNVLPHFKGISDALAADGGYYTAGVYGPRNVCIRVGEAGHSGASFVSDMSSGFSGNFGYPLPADWAYDQIVTRTLGAGDGSINIDINVASGRDTGQGSFDPPRNPTQPDSVLEPSVTGAMSTDIGAYMESIGFPLDGGTRSYQHWKCYDSTVAAHDDLITELSVRYGMRKALIQTSAYWEMRHIDPMDELADLSVITTYNTTGEFNDHSTGIGQCGGKSAVLAWNHCISKGYVSGQIRDPGSDDDLYAVWKQVHDSEEFALRTVCMVHLWGADGKPGDAKQEEVLRSMRLDYAESEVYELLRRYQGSGDQAVEDARKRMGVYQLMEKYNAISRSV from the coding sequence ATGGCCGACGAGATGGTGCGTCTCGCGCAAAGGTTCGTCAACCAAACGTACGGCAGTCGAATAGGGATGTTCGTAGAGGAGGACGGCCAGACGGGCTGGAGCACCATGTTCGCGCTCACCCGCGCCCTTCAGTACGAGCTCGGCATTACGTCGTTATCCGACAACTTCGGCCCCACTACGGTGAGCCTGCTGCAGTCGCAATATCCGAGACTCAATGCTTCGACCGTGCCGTCCGACGACTTCTGTCGAATAATCCAGTCCGGGCTCTACTGCAAAGGGTATGACGGAAGTGGCCTGGACGGCAGCTATAACTCCCGCGTCCAGGATTCCGTGGCCGAGATGAAGTCGGATATGGGCGTCGCCGGCACTGATCCTGGTGGTGATCTGACACCGAAGGTCTTCAAAGGCCTTTTGAACATGGATGCTTATGTCACGGTCAACGGTGGCTCGGACAGTATCCGCAGTGTCCAGCAATGGCTCAACGGCCGGTTCGTCGGGCGTCAGGACTTCTTCATCATCCCCTGTGACGGCCATCACTCGCGCAACGTAGCCAAGTCTCTGCTGCTGGCGGTGCAGTACATGCTGGGAATGGCGGACGGAGTCGCCAATGGCGTGTTCGGCCCGGGCACGAAGGCCGGGCTGCGCGAGCACTCTCTCTCCACCGGATCGACCGGAACATGGGTGCAGTTGTTCTCGGCCGGCATGATCTTGAACCAGCGGCCGGTTTCCTTCACCAGCAGCTTCACCTCCTCACTGGCCGATGCCGTTCGTGACTTCCAGTCCTTCGTGAAGCTTCCTATCACCGGGCAGGGAGACTTCTCCACATGGGCCTCCCTCCTGGTGTCTTACGGCGACCAGGACCGCAGCGGAGAGGCGTGCGACGGGGTCAAGACCATCACTGCCGCGCGTGCGCAGACACTGGTGGCGCAGGGCATCAAGTATGTCGGCCGCTACCTCACCAACCCCGACCCCACGGATCTGCCGGAAAAGGCAGTACAGCCAGGGGAATTGGGAACGATCGCCGCGCACGGCCTGCGCTGCTTCCCTATCTACCAGACCTACGGACGCTCCGCCGTCGGTTTCAGCTATGCCCAAGGCCGGGCGGCGGGCCAGGCCGCCGCAAACGCAGCCCGCGATCACGGCTTCAGGCGTGGTACCCGGATTTTTTTCGCCGTGGACTTCGATGCGTACGACTACGAGATCACGGACAACGTCCTGCCGCACTTCAAGGGAATCTCGGACGCACTCGCTGCGGACGGCGGTTATTACACCGCCGGGGTGTACGGGCCACGGAACGTCTGTATCCGCGTCGGCGAGGCCGGGCACTCCGGGGCCTCCTTCGTCTCCGACATGTCCTCCGGATTCTCCGGGAACTTCGGTTACCCGCTGCCGGCGGACTGGGCCTACGACCAGATCGTGACTCGGACCCTGGGGGCAGGGGACGGTTCGATCAACATCGACATCAATGTCGCCTCTGGACGCGACACGGGCCAGGGCTCCTTCGACCCCCCACGCAACCCCACCCAGCCAGATAGCGTACTCGAACCCTCCGTTACCGGAGCCATGTCAACAGACATCGGCGCCTACATGGAATCCATCGGATTCCCCCTGGACGGAGGCACAAGGTCGTACCAGCACTGGAAGTGTTATGACAGCACTGTCGCGGCACATGACGATTTGATCACCGAACTGTCCGTCCGGTACGGCATGCGCAAGGCGCTCATCCAGACATCCGCGTACTGGGAGATGCGGCACATCGACCCCATGGACGAGCTCGCCGATCTATCCGTCATCACCACCTACAACACCACCGGAGAGTTCAACGATCATTCCACCGGCATCGGTCAATGTGGGGGTAAGAGCGCTGTCCTTGCCTGGAACCACTGCATCAGCAAGGGGTACGTTTCGGGGCAGATCCGCGACCCGGGCAGTGATGACGACCTGTACGCGGTATGGAAGCAAGTTCACGACAGCGAAGAGTTCGCACTGCGGACCGTATGCATGGTCCACCTGTGGGGCGCGGACGGCAAGCCCGGTGACGCTAAACAGGAGGAGGTGCTTCGGTCGATGCGGCTGGATTACGCAGAGAGTGAGGTCTACGAGCTCCTCCGTCGTTACCAGGGCTCCGGTGATCAGGCCGTAGAGGACGCCAGAAAGCGAATGGGGGTGTACCAGCTCATGGAGAAGTACAACGCGATCTCCCGCAGTGTCTGA
- a CDS encoding IS701 family transposase, whose amino-acid sequence MEGMAEVASWAAELDSVFARVAGRFGRADLRWRMRDYVRGLLGRATRKNGWQLAEWAGHRTPDGFQRLLNSSVWDADALRHDVREYVAERLGRDGVLIIDGTGFVKKGTTSAGVGRQYTGTSGKIDNCQIGVFAAYATGSGRALIDRELYLPKSWTSDREQCRATKIPDERTFATKGELARDIVRRCLAAGLPAAWVTADEAYGQDWRFRRLLEQLGVGYVVAVPKSQQIKSLAGIWRIDQLIEDAPADAWQRLSCGDGAKGPRVYDWAAAKLPANFIFDPDPPTHHRWVMARRSLSDPGKVAYYLAYAPTGIELCDLARIAGSRWAIEECFQAAKNECGLDEYEVRRYVGWYRHITIAPVDAVITIHGIIDLVLSCGRWGRRQSDACADPNDGHPDLTSRHHSTP is encoded by the coding sequence ATGGAGGGGATGGCTGAAGTCGCTTCCTGGGCTGCCGAGTTGGATTCGGTGTTCGCGCGGGTTGCGGGGAGGTTCGGCCGGGCGGATCTGCGGTGGCGGATGCGGGACTACGTCCGTGGTCTGCTGGGACGGGCGACCCGCAAGAACGGCTGGCAGCTCGCGGAATGGGCTGGGCACCGCACTCCGGACGGCTTCCAGCGGTTGCTGAACAGCAGCGTCTGGGACGCGGATGCTCTGCGTCATGATGTCCGCGAGTACGTGGCGGAACGACTGGGGCGGGACGGGGTGCTGATCATCGACGGCACCGGGTTCGTCAAGAAGGGCACCACCTCGGCCGGGGTCGGCCGGCAGTACACCGGCACCTCCGGAAAGATCGACAACTGCCAGATCGGGGTGTTCGCCGCCTACGCCACCGGCTCGGGCCGGGCGTTGATCGACCGGGAGCTCTACCTGCCCAAGTCCTGGACCTCCGACCGTGAGCAGTGCCGGGCCACCAAGATCCCTGACGAGCGGACGTTCGCGACGAAGGGCGAGCTGGCCCGGGACATCGTCCGCCGTTGCCTGGCCGCCGGCCTGCCCGCCGCCTGGGTCACTGCGGACGAGGCTTATGGACAGGACTGGCGCTTTCGCCGCCTGCTCGAGCAGCTCGGCGTCGGCTACGTGGTGGCAGTGCCCAAGTCCCAGCAGATCAAGTCCCTGGCCGGGATCTGGCGCATCGACCAACTCATCGAGGATGCTCCTGCTGATGCCTGGCAGCGGCTGTCTTGCGGCGACGGGGCGAAGGGCCCGCGAGTCTACGACTGGGCTGCGGCCAAACTTCCTGCCAACTTCATCTTCGATCCCGACCCGCCGACCCATCACCGCTGGGTGATGGCCCGGCGCAGCCTGTCAGACCCCGGCAAGGTCGCCTACTACCTGGCCTACGCACCCACCGGCATCGAGCTCTGCGACCTGGCCCGCATCGCCGGCAGCCGCTGGGCGATCGAGGAGTGCTTCCAGGCAGCGAAGAACGAGTGCGGCCTGGACGAGTACGAGGTCCGTCGATACGTGGGCTGGTACCGGCACATCACAATCGCACCAGTCGATGCCGTGATAACCATCCACGGCATAATTGATCTCGTACTGAGCTGCGGACGCTGGGGCAGACGCCAGAGCGATGCATGCGCCGACCCCAATGATGGCCATCCAGACCTTACGAGCAGACACCACAGTACCCCCTGA
- a CDS encoding protein kinase domain-containing protein, with amino-acid sequence MSHELVDGRFRIVRVIGRGNMGEVHQAEDLHAPEGSPERKVAVKTILRRRTGIRIDTSGDTKAVERFAREVGIMRHLDHHPNLTRLIEGGIAADCDGLPYLAMEYLDGSSLRDLIDEEPQLPVSWVAAVGAQVAAGLAAAHAQGVVHRDLKPSNVMITRGGTVKVLDFGMGSIVDDSDQTRLTSTGVSVGTARYMAPEQCQAKQVTQAADLYALGCILYEMLVGVPPFTSESAYELAERHVHQEPSPVRAIRAEIPPELARLVDRLLAKKPADRPADAVAVRDALLPLALPSGDGSLVPTWSHLDPTLPLREEPPAPTAPQEQPPALVTSSGNAMDVFGVHQALIRDYRSFTEGGTVIRDERVKAYVEKDLDDKSQWPNPWLSLNPFFQGGGTVVELAQQKVLHPECARIFQAKKTEGGTVCDGRPLLLHQHQRDAIDAAASGASYVLTTGTGSGKSLSYIVPIVDKVLRQRDAEGPNAAKRVRAIIVYPMNALANSQLRELEKYLRDGYGTGREPVTFARYTGQEDDAKRKEIRDNPPDILLTNYVMLELMLTRPADRASLIRMAQGLEFLVFDELHTYRGRQGADVALLIRRVREACRTENLQCIGTSATMSTEGTLEDQRRVVADVASKLFGTTVQPEHVIGETLVRATDEAPDTVPAERLTSPAPRAYDDLVRDPLARWIEDRFGLVEDETTGSLVRRPPTQIEVAADELHESSGVDEELCAQAIRDTLEAGSQALNPRNERPMFAFRLHQFLSKGDTVYVTLEHKSSRHLTRSYQLEQPGSGGKLLMPLAFCRECGQEYLTVWRTEKDGEVRYEARRDTSATGGRQGDGYLYVDHEREWPSNVQYAVDDRRLPESWLELDDKGQEVVKRAYRDRVPKAVTVDPFGHEGRGELKAAFIPSPFLFCLHCGVAYEQTRGRDFAKLATLDQEGRSSATSLVSASIVRSLKSVPEEALDKEARKLLTFVDNRQDASLQAGHFNDFVQITQLRGALYRAALDAGEDGLHHEELASAVTNALAVSPVDYTGEADLPPSLARNAARTLRDVVAFRLYLDLERGWRITMPNLEQTGLLEIDYEDLDWVAAKQDRWEGTHQALRDADPALRAEVMKALLDEMRRSLAIDVSYFRDDTFDSLQRASEERLVDPWILSSADKPRVGTAYPHPSRPGMDRSSLFLSARGKYGKYLRRADRTFRDLDQDDLQLIITELLKVLTKAGLVKEVEAAPQRAGRFRRTASTTTTGYRVAAQSLVWRAGKGESGAHDPLTRTYQSGDGPRINTFFLKLYRETADALAGLYAREHTAQVSPEDREAREEAFRKAELKLLYCSPTMELGVDISSLNAVMMRNVPPTPANYAQRSGRAGRSGQPALVTTYCATGNSHDQYYFRRSERMVAGAVAPPRLDLANEDLVLSHLQGIWIAEAGLRLGRSIPEVLDVSYPDTGDRPDPALHLLPDIRDAAYDEGAQRRTVDAALRVLGPLFREFAETTWWHDDWIDDKVRTVAERFNRAFDRWRGLFRAALDDQYVQNKRRLDYSLTESDRNRANARRREAETQLNLLMNESVDSKSVLSDFNPYRYLASEGFLPGYSFPRLPLAAYIPTIGRRRGDGDYLQRPRFLAIREFGPGALIYHEGARYQVTRIQLPPDSSGELTTGEARRCENCGYHHEPKDREDRCGFCNETLGAATYGLLHLHTVYTTRRERISSDEEERRRAGFRLETSYRFHDHGARKGRLNAKITDSAGGQLAEIAYGDSATVRITNTGRVRARTDEPPGYWLDLADGRWMNDRDAAEASGDSSELPLVDSDGNERRRKKRVIPFVEDRRNILVVTLDEALPEPIALTLMYALERGIEAEFELEDAELSSELLPPDEGPRRRILFMEAAEGGAGVLRRLQAEDDALAKAARRALEICHFSRDGKDEGGEEHRPGRACALGCYDCLLTYGNQLDHAQINRHTVAGLLVRFASASASRESRGESRSEQFRRLLAESDPAPGPTPLEESAAELAAKGDFLGWVKACGLRLPDEKDVLLTEANAAPDFVYRLPGANVAVFVDGPGTEQSALRDADAEERLFDATWDVVRFPHGADWAAIAATHTRYFGSPAAGH; translated from the coding sequence GTGAGCCACGAGCTCGTCGACGGCAGATTCCGCATCGTGCGCGTCATCGGCAGGGGCAACATGGGGGAAGTCCATCAGGCCGAGGACCTGCACGCTCCTGAGGGTTCGCCCGAGCGCAAGGTCGCCGTGAAGACGATCCTTCGCCGCCGCACCGGAATCCGGATCGACACCAGCGGCGACACCAAAGCTGTGGAGCGCTTCGCCCGCGAAGTGGGCATCATGCGGCACCTGGATCACCATCCCAACCTCACCCGGCTCATCGAGGGCGGCATCGCTGCGGACTGCGACGGTCTGCCGTACCTGGCGATGGAGTACCTGGACGGCAGCTCGCTGCGCGATCTCATCGATGAGGAGCCGCAGCTCCCCGTCTCCTGGGTCGCCGCCGTCGGAGCGCAGGTCGCCGCTGGCCTCGCCGCCGCGCACGCCCAGGGCGTGGTTCACCGGGACCTGAAGCCCTCCAACGTCATGATCACGAGGGGCGGCACCGTTAAGGTGCTCGACTTCGGCATGGGCAGCATCGTCGACGACTCGGACCAGACCCGCCTGACCAGTACGGGCGTCAGCGTGGGCACCGCCCGGTACATGGCTCCGGAGCAGTGCCAGGCCAAGCAGGTGACTCAGGCCGCCGACCTGTACGCGCTGGGCTGCATCCTCTACGAGATGCTGGTCGGCGTCCCTCCGTTCACCAGCGAATCGGCGTACGAGCTGGCGGAGCGCCATGTCCACCAGGAACCGAGCCCGGTCCGCGCGATCCGCGCGGAGATTCCCCCTGAGCTGGCCCGTCTCGTGGACCGGCTGCTCGCCAAGAAGCCTGCCGACCGCCCGGCCGACGCTGTGGCCGTACGGGATGCGCTCCTTCCGCTTGCCCTACCGTCTGGGGACGGCTCCCTGGTTCCCACCTGGAGCCACCTGGACCCCACACTCCCCCTGCGGGAGGAGCCCCCGGCGCCGACCGCTCCCCAGGAGCAACCGCCCGCTCTGGTGACGTCCTCCGGCAACGCCATGGACGTCTTCGGCGTCCACCAGGCACTCATCCGCGACTACCGCTCCTTCACCGAGGGCGGCACCGTCATCCGCGACGAGCGCGTCAAGGCGTACGTCGAAAAGGATCTCGACGACAAGTCTCAGTGGCCCAACCCCTGGCTGTCGCTAAACCCGTTCTTCCAGGGCGGCGGCACGGTAGTGGAACTCGCTCAGCAGAAGGTGCTGCACCCGGAATGCGCCCGCATCTTCCAGGCGAAGAAGACGGAGGGCGGCACCGTCTGCGACGGCCGGCCCCTGCTCCTCCACCAGCACCAGCGTGACGCCATCGACGCCGCCGCCTCCGGAGCGTCGTACGTCCTGACGACCGGCACAGGATCCGGCAAGTCGCTCTCCTACATCGTCCCGATCGTCGACAAGGTGCTGCGCCAGCGCGACGCCGAGGGCCCGAACGCGGCGAAGCGGGTGCGGGCGATCATCGTGTATCCGATGAACGCGCTCGCCAACAGTCAGCTGCGCGAGCTGGAGAAGTACCTGCGCGACGGCTACGGCACCGGCCGTGAGCCGGTCACCTTCGCCCGCTACACGGGTCAGGAGGACGACGCCAAGCGCAAGGAGATCCGCGACAACCCGCCGGACATCCTGCTCACCAACTACGTCATGCTTGAGCTGATGCTGACCCGCCCGGCCGACCGGGCGAGCCTGATCAGGATGGCCCAGGGCCTGGAGTTCCTCGTCTTCGACGAACTGCACACCTACCGCGGCCGCCAGGGCGCCGACGTGGCCCTGCTGATCCGCCGTGTCCGGGAGGCCTGCCGGACGGAGAACCTTCAGTGCATCGGCACGTCGGCCACGATGTCGACCGAGGGCACGCTGGAGGACCAGCGACGCGTGGTCGCCGATGTGGCGAGCAAGCTGTTCGGGACGACGGTCCAGCCCGAGCACGTCATCGGTGAGACCCTGGTCCGCGCGACCGACGAGGCGCCCGACACCGTGCCGGCCGAACGCCTCACCTCACCCGCTCCGCGCGCCTACGACGACCTGGTGCGCGACCCGCTGGCCCGCTGGATCGAGGACCGGTTCGGACTGGTCGAGGACGAGACCACCGGCAGTCTCGTACGCCGGCCGCCGACACAGATCGAGGTCGCCGCGGACGAGTTGCACGAGAGCTCCGGCGTCGACGAGGAACTGTGCGCGCAGGCGATCCGTGACACCCTTGAGGCCGGCTCGCAGGCACTCAACCCCCGCAACGAACGTCCCATGTTCGCGTTCCGCCTGCACCAGTTTCTCTCCAAGGGCGACACCGTCTACGTCACCCTGGAGCACAAGTCCTCCCGCCACCTCACCCGTTCCTACCAGCTCGAACAGCCGGGCAGCGGCGGCAAGTTGCTGATGCCGCTCGCCTTCTGCCGGGAGTGCGGGCAGGAGTACCTGACGGTTTGGCGCACGGAGAAGGACGGCGAGGTGCGCTACGAAGCCCGCCGTGACACCTCGGCGACCGGTGGCCGACAAGGAGACGGCTATCTGTACGTGGACCACGAGCGCGAGTGGCCGTCCAATGTGCAGTACGCGGTCGACGACCGCCGACTGCCCGAGTCCTGGCTGGAGTTGGACGACAAGGGCCAGGAGGTCGTCAAGCGCGCGTACCGCGACCGCGTTCCGAAGGCCGTCACCGTCGACCCGTTCGGCCACGAGGGCCGGGGCGAGCTGAAGGCCGCGTTCATCCCCTCCCCCTTCCTGTTCTGCCTGCACTGCGGTGTGGCCTACGAGCAGACACGCGGCCGCGACTTCGCCAAGCTGGCCACGCTGGACCAGGAGGGCCGTTCCTCCGCGACCTCACTGGTCTCGGCGTCGATCGTGCGCTCCCTGAAGTCGGTGCCGGAGGAGGCCCTGGACAAGGAGGCGCGCAAGCTCCTCACCTTCGTCGACAACCGGCAGGACGCGTCCCTCCAGGCGGGTCACTTCAACGACTTCGTGCAGATCACCCAGCTGCGCGGAGCGCTGTACCGGGCGGCCCTGGACGCCGGCGAGGACGGCCTGCACCACGAGGAGCTCGCCTCCGCCGTGACCAACGCGCTCGCCGTCTCCCCCGTCGACTACACCGGCGAGGCCGACCTGCCCCCGTCGCTGGCGCGCAACGCCGCCCGAACGCTGCGGGATGTGGTCGCCTTCCGGCTCTACCTCGACCTGGAACGCGGCTGGCGCATCACCATGCCCAACCTGGAGCAGACCGGACTGCTGGAGATCGACTACGAGGACCTGGACTGGGTCGCCGCCAAGCAGGACCGCTGGGAAGGCACCCACCAGGCGCTGCGGGACGCCGACCCGGCGCTGCGGGCGGAGGTGATGAAGGCGCTGCTGGACGAGATGCGACGCTCGCTCGCCATCGACGTGTCGTACTTCCGCGACGACACCTTCGACTCCCTTCAGCGGGCCAGCGAGGAACGGCTCGTGGACCCGTGGATCCTGTCCTCCGCCGACAAGCCCCGCGTCGGCACCGCCTACCCGCATCCCTCCCGGCCGGGCATGGACCGCTCCAGCCTGTTCCTGTCGGCACGCGGCAAATATGGCAAGTACCTGCGACGGGCCGACCGCACCTTCCGTGACCTCGACCAGGACGACCTCCAGCTGATCATCACGGAGCTGCTGAAGGTGCTAACCAAGGCGGGCCTGGTGAAGGAGGTGGAGGCGGCGCCGCAGCGGGCCGGCCGCTTCCGCAGGACGGCGTCGACCACCACGACCGGATATCGAGTGGCCGCCCAGTCGCTGGTGTGGCGCGCCGGCAAGGGCGAGTCGGGCGCGCACGACCCGCTGACCCGCACCTACCAGAGCGGCGACGGTCCGCGCATCAACACGTTCTTCCTCAAGCTGTACCGGGAGACGGCCGATGCCCTGGCCGGCCTGTATGCCCGCGAACACACCGCGCAGGTGTCTCCGGAGGACCGTGAGGCGCGTGAAGAGGCCTTCCGCAAGGCGGAGTTGAAGCTGCTGTACTGCTCCCCCACCATGGAGCTGGGCGTCGACATCTCCTCGCTCAACGCGGTGATGATGCGCAATGTGCCGCCCACCCCCGCGAACTACGCCCAGCGTTCGGGTCGCGCGGGCCGCAGCGGCCAGCCCGCCCTCGTGACGACGTACTGCGCGACCGGCAACAGCCACGACCAGTACTACTTCCGTCGCTCCGAGCGCATGGTGGCGGGCGCGGTCGCCCCGCCCCGCCTGGACCTCGCCAACGAGGATCTGGTCCTCTCGCACCTCCAGGGCATCTGGATCGCCGAGGCGGGGCTGCGCCTGGGGCGCTCCATCCCGGAGGTGCTGGATGTGTCGTACCCGGACACGGGCGACCGCCCCGATCCGGCCCTGCACCTGCTGCCCGACATCCGGGACGCGGCGTACGACGAGGGTGCCCAGCGGCGCACGGTCGACGCGGCCCTGCGTGTCCTCGGCCCGCTGTTCAGGGAGTTCGCCGAGACGACGTGGTGGCACGACGACTGGATCGACGACAAGGTCCGCACCGTCGCCGAGCGCTTCAACCGCGCCTTCGACCGCTGGCGCGGCCTGTTCCGCGCCGCGCTCGACGACCAGTACGTCCAGAACAAGCGGCGCCTGGACTACAGCCTCACCGAGAGCGACCGCAACCGCGCCAACGCCCGCCGCCGTGAGGCGGAGACACAGCTCAACCTGCTGATGAACGAGAGCGTGGACAGCAAGTCGGTCCTCTCCGACTTCAACCCGTACCGCTACCTGGCCTCCGAGGGCTTCCTGCCCGGCTACAGCTTCCCCCGCCTGCCGCTCGCCGCGTACATCCCGACGATCGGCCGCCGCCGGGGCGACGGCGACTACCTCCAGCGCCCCCGCTTCCTCGCCATCCGCGAGTTCGGTCCCGGCGCGCTCATCTACCACGAGGGCGCCCGCTACCAGGTGACCCGCATCCAGCTGCCCCCGGACTCCTCCGGCGAGCTGACCACGGGCGAGGCCCGCCGCTGCGAGAACTGCGGCTATCACCACGAGCCCAAGGACCGCGAGGACCGCTGCGGTTTCTGCAACGAGACGCTGGGCGCGGCGACCTACGGCCTGCTGCACCTGCACACCGTCTACACCACCCGCCGTGAGCGGATCTCCTCGGACGAGGAGGAGCGGCGCCGGGCCGGCTTCCGGCTGGAGACGTCGTACCGCTTCCACGACCACGGTGCCCGCAAGGGCCGCCTCAACGCGAAGATCACCGATTCCGCGGGCGGGCAGCTCGCCGAGATCGCGTACGGCGACTCCGCGACCGTCCGCATCACCAACACCGGCCGGGTCCGCGCCCGTACGGATGAGCCGCCGGGCTACTGGCTGGACCTGGCTGACGGCCGCTGGATGAACGACAGGGACGCGGCCGAGGCCTCCGGCGACTCCAGCGAGCTCCCGCTGGTCGACTCGGACGGCAACGAGCGGCGCCGCAAGAAGCGCGTCATCCCGTTCGTCGAGGACCGCCGCAACATCCTGGTCGTCACTCTCGACGAGGCGCTGCCCGAGCCGATCGCGCTCACCCTGATGTACGCGCTGGAGCGGGGCATCGAGGCCGAGTTCGAGCTGGAGGACGCCGAGCTGTCCAGCGAGCTGCTGCCGCCGGACGAGGGGCCGAGGCGCCGCATCCTGTTCATGGAGGCAGCGGAGGGCGGCGCGGGCGTACTGCGCCGCCTCCAGGCGGAGGACGACGCCCTCGCCAAGGCGGCCCGCCGCGCCCTGGAGATCTGCCACTTCTCGCGGGACGGCAAGGACGAGGGCGGCGAGGAGCACCGCCCGGGACGCGCCTGCGCGCTCGGCTGCTACGACTGCCTGCTCACCTACGGCAATCAGCTCGACCACGCCCAGATCAACCGGCACACGGTGGCCGGGCTGCTGGTGCGGTTTGCGTCGGCGTCGGCGAGCCGCGAGTCACGCGGCGAGTCCCGCTCCGAACAGTTCCGGCGCCTGCTCGCCGAGTCGGACCCGGCGCCTGGCCCCACCCCGCTGGAGGAGTCCGCCGCCGAGCTGGCCGCGAAGGGCGACTTCCTGGGCTGGGTCAAGGCGTGCGGGCTGCGCCTCCCGGACGAGAAGGACGTCCTCCTGACGGAGGCGAACGCGGCACCGGACTTCGTGTACCGGCTGCCGGGCGCCAATGTCGCCGTGTTCGTCGACGGACCCGGCACGGAGCAGAGCGCCCTGCGGGACGCCGACGCGGAGGAGCGGCTGTTCGACGCCACCTGGGACGTCGTCCGCTTCCCGCACGGCGCCGACTGGGCCGCCATCGCCGCCACCCACACCCGCTATTTCGGCTCCCCGGCCGCAGGCCACTGA